The Falco peregrinus isolate bFalPer1 chromosome 9, bFalPer1.pri, whole genome shotgun sequence genome includes a window with the following:
- the CCM2L gene encoding cerebral cavernous malformations 2 protein-like isoform X2, with protein sequence MDCEAKKGKKGFVSPIKRLVFPKVARRPALRSSVYRRPLHSVPLYPPDYLIDPQILLHDYVEKEVKFLGHLTWVTSSLNPSSRDEVLQLLDTARLKELPLQTTPEQDSILSLSARCLLLTWRDNEELILRIPTHEIAAASYLRDDALHLLILKTGLGVDPVPAGAHPEAAPAGVPETFPSEKRLGGSWPEGSRLGGPMERRHTICSLDWRAARGGQENRQGGSLERRRGGSWERRQRGRPSGSWERRQPCGGSWERRRAGIAGGSWERGTGFGSWERRHTGSNPLDPQEPCPDAYSNLIILAVPNRDAAEESCALICQVFQIIYGDQSIECVDRAGYHYTSTPTRPWLSSRSESCRTDGTYGYDADFSCCSSFNGSHETFEAYYSGASSPSFHQSHHSLATACSGSDQSGTGLEQLQDYMVTLRNKLSPQEIQQFALLLREYRLGMPVQEYCTELLRLYGDRRKFLLLGMRPFIPDQDIGYFETFLESIGIREGGILTDSFGRIKRSMSNTSASAVRSYDSWSLRSESESFNRMITDITHDIEALARDEEEEEEEEEDNYL encoded by the exons ATGGACTGCGAGGccaagaaggggaagaag GGCTTCGTGTCGCCCATCAAGCGGCTGGTTTTCCCCAAGGTGGCTCGGAGGCCGGCGCTCCGCAGCAGCGTCTACCGGCGGCCGCTGCACTCGGTGCCCCTCTACCCCCCTGACTACCTGATCGACCCCCAAATCCTGCTGCATGACTACGTGGAGAAGGAGGTGAAG TTTTTAGGCCATCTGACATGGGTGACATCCTCCCTGAATCCCTCCAGCCGGGAcgaggtgctgcagctgctggacaCGGCCAGG ctgaaggagctgCCGCTGCAGACAACGCCGGAGCAGGACAGCATCCTCAGCCTCTCAGCACGCTGCCTCCTGCTCACCTGGCGTGACAACGAGGAGCTGATCCTGCGCATCCCCACCCACGAGATCGCCGCAGCGTCCTACCTGCGTGATGACGCCCTGCACCTCCTCATCCTCAAAACCG GCCTGGGAGTGGACCCGGTCCCCGCTGGAGCACACCCcgaggcagccccagccggcgTGCCGGAGACATTCCCCTCTGAGAAGCGGCTGGGGGGCTCGTGGCCGGAGGGGTCGCGGCTGGGGGGCCCGATGGAGCGGCGGCACACCATCTGCAGCCTGGACtggcgggcagcgcggggcgggCAGGAGAACCGGCAGGGCGGCAGCCtggagcggcggcggggcggcagctgggagcggcggcagcgcgggcgGCCCTCGGGCAGCTGGGAGCGGCGGCAGCCCTGCGGCGGTAGCTGGGAGCGGCGGCGGGCTGGCATCGCCGGCGGCAGCTGGGAGCGTGGCACCGGCTTTGGCAGCTGGGAGCGGCGGCACACTGGCAGCAACCCCCTGGACCCCCAGGAGCCTTGCCCTGACGCCTACTCCAACCTCATCATCCTCGCCGTGCCCAACAGG gatgcAGCCGAGGAGTCCTGCGCGCTCATCTGCCAGGTCTTCCAGATCATCTACGGGGACCAGAGCATCGAGTGTGTGGACCGCGCCGGGTACCACTACACCTCCACGCCCACGCGGCCCTGGCTCTCCAGCAGGA GCGAGAGCTGCCGCACAGATGGGACCTATGGCTACGATGCCgacttcagctgctgcagctcttt CAACGGCTCCCATGAGACCTTTGAAGCATATTACAGCGGTGCCTCCTCGCCCTCCTTCCACCAgtcccaccacagcctggcCACTGCCTGCAGCGGCAGTGACCAGAGCGGCactgggctggagcagctgcaggactACATGGTGACG CTGCGCAACAAGCTGTCACCGCAGGAGATCCAGCAGTTCGCCCTCCTGCTCCGCGAGTACCGCCTGGGCATGCCGGTGCAGGAGTACTGCACCGAGCTCCTGCGCCTCTATGGGGACCGCAGGAAATTCCTCCTCCTGG GAATGAGGCCGTTCATCCCTGACCAAGACATCGGGTACTTTGAGACCTTCCTGGAGAGCATCGGCATCCGGGAGGGTGGAATCCTCACTGACAGCTTTGGCCGCATCAAGCGCAGCATGAGCAACACGTCAGCCTCGGCTGTGCGCAGCTACGACAGCTGGTCCCTGCGCTCCGAGTCCGAGTCCTTCAACCGCATGATCACGGACATCACCCATGACATTGAGGCGCTGGCGCgggatgaggaggaagaggaggaagaggaagaggacaACTACTTGTGA
- the CCM2L gene encoding cerebral cavernous malformations 2 protein-like isoform X1, with translation MDCEAKKGKKGFVSPIKRLVFPKVARRPALRSSVYRRPLHSVPLYPPDYLIDPQILLHDYVEKEVKFLGHLTWVTSSLNPSSRDEVLQLLDTARQLKELPLQTTPEQDSILSLSARCLLLTWRDNEELILRIPTHEIAAASYLRDDALHLLILKTGLGVDPVPAGAHPEAAPAGVPETFPSEKRLGGSWPEGSRLGGPMERRHTICSLDWRAARGGQENRQGGSLERRRGGSWERRQRGRPSGSWERRQPCGGSWERRRAGIAGGSWERGTGFGSWERRHTGSNPLDPQEPCPDAYSNLIILAVPNRDAAEESCALICQVFQIIYGDQSIECVDRAGYHYTSTPTRPWLSSRSESCRTDGTYGYDADFSCCSSFNGSHETFEAYYSGASSPSFHQSHHSLATACSGSDQSGTGLEQLQDYMVTLRNKLSPQEIQQFALLLREYRLGMPVQEYCTELLRLYGDRRKFLLLGMRPFIPDQDIGYFETFLESIGIREGGILTDSFGRIKRSMSNTSASAVRSYDSWSLRSESESFNRMITDITHDIEALARDEEEEEEEEEDNYL, from the exons ATGGACTGCGAGGccaagaaggggaagaag GGCTTCGTGTCGCCCATCAAGCGGCTGGTTTTCCCCAAGGTGGCTCGGAGGCCGGCGCTCCGCAGCAGCGTCTACCGGCGGCCGCTGCACTCGGTGCCCCTCTACCCCCCTGACTACCTGATCGACCCCCAAATCCTGCTGCATGACTACGTGGAGAAGGAGGTGAAG TTTTTAGGCCATCTGACATGGGTGACATCCTCCCTGAATCCCTCCAGCCGGGAcgaggtgctgcagctgctggacaCGGCCAGG cagctgaaggagctgCCGCTGCAGACAACGCCGGAGCAGGACAGCATCCTCAGCCTCTCAGCACGCTGCCTCCTGCTCACCTGGCGTGACAACGAGGAGCTGATCCTGCGCATCCCCACCCACGAGATCGCCGCAGCGTCCTACCTGCGTGATGACGCCCTGCACCTCCTCATCCTCAAAACCG GCCTGGGAGTGGACCCGGTCCCCGCTGGAGCACACCCcgaggcagccccagccggcgTGCCGGAGACATTCCCCTCTGAGAAGCGGCTGGGGGGCTCGTGGCCGGAGGGGTCGCGGCTGGGGGGCCCGATGGAGCGGCGGCACACCATCTGCAGCCTGGACtggcgggcagcgcggggcgggCAGGAGAACCGGCAGGGCGGCAGCCtggagcggcggcggggcggcagctgggagcggcggcagcgcgggcgGCCCTCGGGCAGCTGGGAGCGGCGGCAGCCCTGCGGCGGTAGCTGGGAGCGGCGGCGGGCTGGCATCGCCGGCGGCAGCTGGGAGCGTGGCACCGGCTTTGGCAGCTGGGAGCGGCGGCACACTGGCAGCAACCCCCTGGACCCCCAGGAGCCTTGCCCTGACGCCTACTCCAACCTCATCATCCTCGCCGTGCCCAACAGG gatgcAGCCGAGGAGTCCTGCGCGCTCATCTGCCAGGTCTTCCAGATCATCTACGGGGACCAGAGCATCGAGTGTGTGGACCGCGCCGGGTACCACTACACCTCCACGCCCACGCGGCCCTGGCTCTCCAGCAGGA GCGAGAGCTGCCGCACAGATGGGACCTATGGCTACGATGCCgacttcagctgctgcagctcttt CAACGGCTCCCATGAGACCTTTGAAGCATATTACAGCGGTGCCTCCTCGCCCTCCTTCCACCAgtcccaccacagcctggcCACTGCCTGCAGCGGCAGTGACCAGAGCGGCactgggctggagcagctgcaggactACATGGTGACG CTGCGCAACAAGCTGTCACCGCAGGAGATCCAGCAGTTCGCCCTCCTGCTCCGCGAGTACCGCCTGGGCATGCCGGTGCAGGAGTACTGCACCGAGCTCCTGCGCCTCTATGGGGACCGCAGGAAATTCCTCCTCCTGG GAATGAGGCCGTTCATCCCTGACCAAGACATCGGGTACTTTGAGACCTTCCTGGAGAGCATCGGCATCCGGGAGGGTGGAATCCTCACTGACAGCTTTGGCCGCATCAAGCGCAGCATGAGCAACACGTCAGCCTCGGCTGTGCGCAGCTACGACAGCTGGTCCCTGCGCTCCGAGTCCGAGTCCTTCAACCGCATGATCACGGACATCACCCATGACATTGAGGCGCTGGCGCgggatgaggaggaagaggaggaagaggaagaggacaACTACTTGTGA
- the CCM2L gene encoding cerebral cavernous malformations 2 protein-like isoform X3 — protein sequence MDCEAKKGKKGFVSPIKRLVFPKVARRPALRSSVYRRPLHSVPLYPPDYLIDPQILLHDYVEKEVKFLGHLTWVTSSLNPSSRDEVLQLLDTARQLKELPLQTTPEQDSILSLSARCLLLTWRDNEELILRIPTHEIAAASYLRDDALHLLILKTGLGVDPVPAGAHPEAAPAGVPETFPSEKRLGGSWPEGSRLGGPMERRHTICSLDWRAARGGQENRQGGSLERRRGGSWERRQRGRPSGSWERRQPCGGSWERRRAGIAGGSWERGTGFGSWERRHTGSNPLDPQEPCPDAYSNLIILAVPNRDAAEESCALICQVFQIIYGDQSIECVDRAGYHYTSTPTRPWLSSRSESCRTDGTYGYDADFSCCSSFNGSHETFEAYYSGASSPSFHQSHHSLATACSGSDQSGTGLEQLQDYMVTLRNKLSPQEIQQFALLLREYRLGMPVQEYCTELLRLYGDRRKFLLLGSP from the exons ATGGACTGCGAGGccaagaaggggaagaag GGCTTCGTGTCGCCCATCAAGCGGCTGGTTTTCCCCAAGGTGGCTCGGAGGCCGGCGCTCCGCAGCAGCGTCTACCGGCGGCCGCTGCACTCGGTGCCCCTCTACCCCCCTGACTACCTGATCGACCCCCAAATCCTGCTGCATGACTACGTGGAGAAGGAGGTGAAG TTTTTAGGCCATCTGACATGGGTGACATCCTCCCTGAATCCCTCCAGCCGGGAcgaggtgctgcagctgctggacaCGGCCAGG cagctgaaggagctgCCGCTGCAGACAACGCCGGAGCAGGACAGCATCCTCAGCCTCTCAGCACGCTGCCTCCTGCTCACCTGGCGTGACAACGAGGAGCTGATCCTGCGCATCCCCACCCACGAGATCGCCGCAGCGTCCTACCTGCGTGATGACGCCCTGCACCTCCTCATCCTCAAAACCG GCCTGGGAGTGGACCCGGTCCCCGCTGGAGCACACCCcgaggcagccccagccggcgTGCCGGAGACATTCCCCTCTGAGAAGCGGCTGGGGGGCTCGTGGCCGGAGGGGTCGCGGCTGGGGGGCCCGATGGAGCGGCGGCACACCATCTGCAGCCTGGACtggcgggcagcgcggggcgggCAGGAGAACCGGCAGGGCGGCAGCCtggagcggcggcggggcggcagctgggagcggcggcagcgcgggcgGCCCTCGGGCAGCTGGGAGCGGCGGCAGCCCTGCGGCGGTAGCTGGGAGCGGCGGCGGGCTGGCATCGCCGGCGGCAGCTGGGAGCGTGGCACCGGCTTTGGCAGCTGGGAGCGGCGGCACACTGGCAGCAACCCCCTGGACCCCCAGGAGCCTTGCCCTGACGCCTACTCCAACCTCATCATCCTCGCCGTGCCCAACAGG gatgcAGCCGAGGAGTCCTGCGCGCTCATCTGCCAGGTCTTCCAGATCATCTACGGGGACCAGAGCATCGAGTGTGTGGACCGCGCCGGGTACCACTACACCTCCACGCCCACGCGGCCCTGGCTCTCCAGCAGGA GCGAGAGCTGCCGCACAGATGGGACCTATGGCTACGATGCCgacttcagctgctgcagctcttt CAACGGCTCCCATGAGACCTTTGAAGCATATTACAGCGGTGCCTCCTCGCCCTCCTTCCACCAgtcccaccacagcctggcCACTGCCTGCAGCGGCAGTGACCAGAGCGGCactgggctggagcagctgcaggactACATGGTGACG CTGCGCAACAAGCTGTCACCGCAGGAGATCCAGCAGTTCGCCCTCCTGCTCCGCGAGTACCGCCTGGGCATGCCGGTGCAGGAGTACTGCACCGAGCTCCTGCGCCTCTATGGGGACCGCAGGAAATTCCTCCTCCTGG GGTCACCCTGA
- the XKR7 gene encoding XK-related protein 7, with protein sequence MAAKSDGGGGPAVRLESPEGGGGRQAGGAAPPARRYRLRDGCWVLCALLVCFADGASDLWLAAHYYVRGQRWWFGLTLLFVLLPSLVVQLLSFRWFVYDFAASTKDSAGSTKDSARGPRGCCRLCVWLLQGLIHLLQLGQVWRYLRTLYLGLQSRWQAEHRRRHFYWRMMFESADISMLRLLETFLKSAPQLVLQLSIMVQQNSIEPLQGLSASASLVSLAWMIASYQKVLRDSREDKMPMSYKGAVVQILWHLFTIAARAIAFALFASVFQLYFGIFIVTHWCIMTFWIIQGETDFCMSKWEEIIYNMVVGIIYIFCWFNVKEGRSRYRMCIYYMITLSENAALTILWFLYYDRKTTSDFDALILVCVVSSSFALGIFFMFIYYCLLHPNGPMFSPHAGGCIFRQRPAPAPGSPADAVTSPPRSLPRTTGGERDGAPGERDSCVPVFQVRPCAPPAPAARAPRTEGPVIRIDLPRKKYPAWDAHFIDRRLRKTILALEYASPTTPRLQYRTPGAPQEVLEYETTV encoded by the exons GCGGACGGCGCCTCGGACCTGTGGCTGGCGGCCCACTACTACGTGCGGGGGCAGCGGTGGTGGTTCGGGCTGACGCTGCTGTTCGTGCTGCTGCCCTCGCTGGTGGTGCAGCTGCTCAGCTTCAGGTGGTTCGTGTACGACTTCGCCGCCAGCACCAAGGACAGCGCCGGCAGCACCAAGGACAGCGCCCGCGGCCCCCGCGGCTGCTGCCGCCTCTGcgtctggctgctgcagggcctcatccacctgctgcagctggggcaggtcTGGAG GTACCTCCGCACACTGTacctggggctgcagagccgcTGGCAGGCTGAGCACCGCCGCCGCCACTTCTACTGGCGGATGATGTTTGAAAGCGCAGATATCAGCATGCTGCGGCTGCTGGAGACCTTCCTGAAGAGCGCACCCCAGcttgtgctgcagctcagcatcaTGGTGCAGCAGAACAGCATCGAGCCACTGCAGG GGCTCTCGGCCTCAGCCTCACTGGTCTCCCTGGCGTGGATGATCGCCTCCTACCAGAAAGTGCTGCGGGACTCGCGGGAGGACAAGATGCCCATGTCCTACAAGGGGGCTGTGGTGCAGATCCTGTGGCACCTCTTCACCATCGCCGCCCGTGCCATCGCCTTTGCCCTCTTTGCCTCTGTGTTCCAGCTCTACTTTGGCATCTTCATCGTCACCCACTGGTGCATCATGACCTTCTGGATCATCCAGGGTGAGACGGACTTCTGCATGTCCAAGTGGGAGGAGATCATCTACAACATGGTGGTGGGCATAATCTACATCTTCTGCTGGTTCAACGTCAAGGAGGGACGGAGCCGCTATCGTATGTGCATCTACTACATGATCACACTGTCGGAGAACGCTGCCCTCACTATCCTCTGGTTCCTCTACTACGACCGCAAGACCACCTCTGACTTCGACGCCTTAATCCTCGTCTGTGTGGTCAGCTCCAGCTTTGCCCTTGGCATCTTCTTCATGTTCATCTACTACTGCCTCTTGCACCCCAACGGCCCTATGTTTAGCCCCCACGCTGGGGGCTGCATTTTCCGGCAGCGACCAGCCCCAGCACCGGGGTCCCCTGCGGACGCCGTCACCAGCCCCCCCCGCTCGCTGCCGCGGACTACAGGGGGGGAGCGGGATGGGGCACCGGGGGAGCGGGACAGCTGTGTGCCCGTTTTCCAGGTGAGACCCTGCGCCCCGCCGGCACCGGCCGCCCGTGCCCCGCGGACAGAGGGGCCTGTCATCCGCATTGACCTGCCCAGGAAGAAGTACCCAGCCTGGGATGCCCACTTCATCGACCGGCGCCTGCGGAAGACCATCCTGGCACTGGAGTACGCATCGCCCACCACCCCACGCCTGCAGTACCGCacccctggtgccccccaggaGGTGCTGGAGTATGAGACCACTGTGTag